GGGAGAACGGCGCCGGCTCGAGATCGCGCGGGTCCTCGCCCTGTCCCCGCGGTACATACTCCTCGACGAGCCGTTTTCCGGGATCGACCCGATCTCGGTCGCTGACCTGAAACAGGAGATCGGCAAGCTGCGCGATCGGGGGATCGGACTGGTGATCACCGACCACAACGTGCGGGATGCCCTGTCGATCACCGACTACACCTATCTCATCTATTCGGGTAAGGTGATCACCGCGGGAACGCCGGATGAGATCGTCACCGATCCGCTGGCGCGGAGGTTCTATCTCGGGGAGGGGTTTCAGGCGTAGTTCGCTCGTACAACCGCCGCGCAAGGATGAACGCCCCGAACCCGATGATGAGGACCGCGCTTATCACGTGCGCCGCCCGAATCGGCCCGAGCCACAGGCTGTCCCCGCGGGTGAAGCTGACGATCCCCCGGGCGATCGAGTACAGGATGAAGTACATCGCAGTCAAAAACCCGTCCTTGTACCCCTTCTTTCTGATCCGCCACAGGTAGGCGAAGATCATGAGGTTCAGGATCATCTCGTAGATCATCGACGGGTGGGTCGCCTGGCCGGGGTAGGCCATCCCGGCCGGGGAGTCGGGCGGAAAGTGGATTCCCCACGGGAGGGTGGTCGGGGTTCCGTAGGCATCCCCGTTCATCAGGTTTCCGATCCTCCCGATCGCCTGGCCGAGGATCATGGCCGGGGCGAGGGAATCGGTCAGCGCCCAGAAGTTGATCCGCTTAATCCGGCAGAAGGCGTAGACCGTCGCCGCCCCGGCGATCACCCCGCCGTGGATTGCAAGCCCGCCTTGCCAGATCTTCACGATGTCCCCGAGGTGGCGGGAGTAGTACCCCCACTGGAACGCGACGTAGTAGATCCGCGCCCCGATGATCGCGATCGGGATCGTCCACAGGAGGAGATCGATGAGATCGTCGATCGAAACCGGACGGCGGCTCTCGCCTTCCCCCACGGTGAGCCGCTTGCGTCGCACCTCCCGGGCCGTGAGGTAAAACCCGAGGCTGATCGCGATCACGTACATCAGCCCGTAGTAGCGAATCGTGAGCGGTCCGAGCTTGATCAGGATCGGATGCATGATCTCCCCCTCGTCTGCTATCATGCGTAGTATATGATCGCGAAACCCAAAATGGAAGCCCTACTCGCCTGCGTTGCCGGGATCGGCCTCGCCCTCTCCATGCCCGGCTTTCCGTTCGGGCCCGTGGTTTTCGTCGCCCTTGTCCCGTTGTTCTTCGGGCTCGGAGGGAGGCGGAGCTTCTGGCGGGGATACCTGGCCGGGGCTGTCTTCTTCGGGCTCGACCTGCGCTGGGGCCTCACCCTCACCCGATTCAGTCCCCTCGCCGTTCCAGGGATGATCCTCCTTGTCGCCTACCTCGCGCTCTACTTCGGCCTGTTCAGTTGGGGAACGGAATTCGTCCGCCGTCGGCTCGGGGAGTCCTGGGCGTTCCTCGCGTTCGGACCGCTCCTGTTCACCGGGCTCGAGATCCTGCGCGCGCACGGCCCGCTCGGATCGTGCTTCTCCGATCTCTATCTCGGACTGTACCGGTTCCCGTCCCTTATCCAGGGGGCGAGCATCGTCGGACCATGGGGGATCACCGCCGCGATCGTGTTCGTGAACGGGGCGGTCTACCTCGGAATGAAACGGAGAAATGCGGTCTATCTCGCCGCTGCAGCGGGGATGATCGGATTGATGGCCGCCGGGCTCCTCCTCCCCACCCCCACCGGGACTCCGATCAAGGCGGCGGTCGTGGCCTCGACCGTCCCTCAGGAGGAGAAGCTCGAGGCCCGCAACCTCCTTCTGCTCGCTTCGAAGTACGGCTCCCTTGGGCAGGAAGCGGCTGCGCTTCACCCGAATATCATCGTCTACCCTGAGTCGATCCTCCCCGGGTACATCCTGCAGGATGAGGCCCTGCTCGAACGGTTCTCTTCGCTGGCGAAACAGGGAGGATGCTCGGTCCTGTTGGGAACGGGGGATCTGCGGGCCGGGAGGATCTACAACAGCGTTGCCTTGATCTCCCCGGACGGGGAGGTCTCAGGGGTGTACGACATGGTTCACCCGGTCCCGTTCGGGGAGTACATCCCTGGTCGGCGGTTCCTCGAGCGGATCGGGCTCGGGCGGCTCGCTGCCTCCTTCCTCCCGGTTGATCTCACCCCAGGGGAGGGGTTCATCCCGCTCGGAAAAATCGGGACCCCGATCTGCTTCGAATCGACGTTTCCCGCCCCGGCACGAGGGTTCGTGCGGAACGGGGCCGACCTCCTCGTCACCGTGACGAACGATGCCTGGTTCTCCGGGAGCTCCGAGCTGCTGGATCACTTCGCGTTTGCGGTCTTCCGCGCGGTGGAGAACCGCCGCTGGGTGATCCAGGCGGCGAACGGCGGGATCTCCGGGGCGATCGACCCGCGCGGGCGGATCGTGGAGCACACCCGGGATGAACTGGTGTTCGCGGTTAACGCGGAGCGAGAAAGCGGCCGCTCCCCCTACACCGTGGCGGGGGAACGGCCGCTCTATGCCTGCTTCGGTCTAGTCCTCTTTGTCTCCGGGCTCCTCCGCGTTCACAAATGGAAGCGCGGGAGATGACCCTGCGGGGCGAAGGAGGCGCCCCGCAGGGGCCTGCTTACCTGCGTGACGCGGGCGACAGGTTGTCCCCGGTCGTCGTCAGCTTGGTCACCGATCCGTCGGCGAACGACACGAAGTACAGGTTGAACGAGTTTGTCCCGTCCTTCCGCACGAACGCCATCCCGGAGCCGTCCTCGAGCCAGTACGGGCAGAACTCATCATCACTCGAGGTGATCGTGCCGGCGGTCACCGGGCTGGCGAGCAGTCCGTTGACGTAGTCCTCCAGCGTCTCGGCGTTCGTCCCATCGGAGTCCATCACGTAGATGTCGATGTTCCCACTCTGATCAGTCGAGAACGCGATCTTGCTCCCGTCCGGGGACCAGGCTGGCTTGGAGACCCCGGCGTTCGGCGGCAGGTTGAGTGCAGTCCCCAGGGTCGCCGGATACCCGGCCGAGGAGACATCGCCGTCGCGCCCGGTCGAGTCGTAGAGCTCGGTTGCAGTGGCGGTCGCGCTATCCCACTTCCAGATCGAGCTTCCACCGCTTGCGTTCTTATCGGAGACGAAGACGATGTCGTTATCGATCGGCGAGTAGGCCGGGGCGATCGCCCACGACGGGCTCTGGGTCGTCAGCTTGGCCTGTCCCGTCCCGTCGGCGTTCATCGTCCAGATCTCCCACGTGGTCGCCGATGGGGTCTGCGCGGCGTTCGATGCATACGCGATCTTCGCTCCGGTGTACGACCAGCTCGGCTCGATCTGCTGCGATGCGGTTTGAGTGGTGAGCTTCGTGTTGCTCAGCCCCGCCACCGTCATCTTCCAGATGTTCCAGGTCGTCCCGTCCTCAGCGGCGTACGCGATCTTGTCCCGCGTCCCGCGGAGGAGATCGGGGAACAGCTCGTCGTCAGCCGTGTTGAGGACCACGGCCTGGTCGCTTCCGTCCGCCTTCATCCGGTAGATATCGTAGTCCCCGTCGCGGTTGCTGGCGAAGTTGATCATCGCCGGACCGATCATGACCGCATCTGTAGCCATCCCGATCCGCCCGTCGTTGTCCGTCACCGTCAGGGTGACGGTGTACGTCCCGGCCGCGGTGTATTCGTGGGTGATCGCGGTCGCGGTCGTCACGTCCGTCCCGGTGGCGTGGGGGGAACCGTCCCCGAAATCGAGCTCGTAGCTTGTGATCGTCCCGTCCGGATCGTTGGATTGTGAGATGTCGAACGTGATCGTCACCGGCACCTCGTGGTCATCCGTCGGTTGGATGACGAGGAGGGCGATCGGGGCCTGGCCGAAGAACCCGCGGCAGGCGGAGATCCCGGCGAGTACCGCGATCACCATGACCGCGATGAGCAGGTATTTCCCTCTCTTCTTGCTTCCCGTTGCAGGCATTTAAAACCTCCTTCGCATAAGCGCGCTTTTCAGCATGATCACCTGGCGGTGAGAGTCTACTCCGATTGACGGACTTTCTCCCAGGGACCGGGGGACGGAAGGAGTGGAGGGTTCGTCACAGCCGGAGGTGACGGATGTCGGGGCGAAACTTAGACGGGCATTTGGTGTATATTGGGAGCAAGGAGGAAAATGACGGCGTGTACCACAATACAAGCGAGGTGGATCTATTGCGCGCAGCGTTGGCTGGAGATGTGGATGCATGGGGGGAGATCGTCCTCCGGTACAAGGACGCGGTCTTCGGGCTGTGCCTTGGGTTCGTGCGAAACCGGGCCGATGCCGAGGACTTGACTCATGACACGTTCATCCGCGCCTACGAGAACCTGCGGCGCTACCGGTTGGACAAGAAGTTCTCCACCTGGCTGTTCACCATCGCGTCCAACCTGAGCCGCAACCGCCTCCGGCACCGGCGCTACCACCCGGTCGTCTCCCCTCCGGATCAGATGGTGGGCGGGACCGACCCGGCCGCGATCGTGGCGCGGGAGGCACGGCAGGCGCGGGTGAAGGCGGCCCTTGATTCCCTTCCTCCGGGATATCGGGAGCCGATCGTACTTAGGTATTACAACGAACTTTCGTACAAGGAGATAGCTGATGTCCTCTCCATTCCGGAGGGGACGGTTAAGACGCGGATCCACCGCGCCAAGGTGATGCTGAAGGAGCGGATGGAGCGCAGCGGGGTGATGAAAAATGAAGCCAGAGGATGACTTGGATAGGCTGTTGCGGGATACCCTGAACCAGGAGGTCGTGCAGCACGCATACCTGCTCGAGGGGTTGGAGGATCGGATACGGAGCGAACTCGCCGGCCGTCTGCCTCGGGCCGGCCTCGGGGACCTGTTCCGGCGCCTCCTTGCCCCGACGCGGGGAGCGCGGATCGCCCAACTTGCGGTGGTCGGTGCGACGGCCGTGGTATTCCTCGTCCTCGGGGTGTTCCTCGCCGAGAAGGTACTCCCGACCGGGGGAGGGAGCTTACGCCACGCCGCGGTCGCCGCTGCAGGAACAACCGATGAAGATGTGTTGTTCGTGATGCCGGCCCCGGACGCCAAGAGCGTCGCCGTGGTGGGGAACTTCAACAATTGGTCCCCCACTCCGCTCTCCGATCCGGACGGGGACGGGATCTGGACGGCACGGATCCACCTCTCCCCAGGGAGGTACGAATACGCGTTCGTGGTCGATGGCCACTGGTGGGGACAGGACCCGCTCGCCGACGACTACGTGCGTAGCTTCGGCCAATACAACTCCGTGCGCTACGTGGGCCGGGCCGGGGAGGGAGCATGACCCGTGCGATCGCGCTCGTACTCGGGATTGCGCTCTTGGCATCCGTGGCCGCGGTTGCAGCCACCGCGCCGGACGCCGTGTATCGCGCCCTCTCCGGGATACCCCTCGTTCATCATGATGAGATCGTAAAGGCGTTTGAGATCGGATTTTCCCTCGGGAGGCTCTCTCCGGACCGGATGCTCCCGCTGGTGAACCGGCTCGCGGCCGGAGCCGGGAACCCACAGGAGAAAGAGGGGATCCTCCTCGTGATCGCGCAGGCGTTGGAGGACGATCTCCCGGTCGACCTGCTCGTGGACAAGGCGGAGGAGGGGCTCGCCCGTCGGGTTCCGCTTGCGGTGATCCTGGACGGGTCAGTGGGGCAGTCGCGGATCTTGGGGCTCATCCAGCGCAAGGAGATCTTGGAGGCGGTGCGGGATCTCCTCTACTCCAAGGGGATATTCTCCGCCTCGGGGAAGGGAAAGGCGGTCGCCACCTATCTCCCGATTGGGAGATTCGACCGAATTGTGACCGAGGTTGCTGATGTGTTGTGCGATTACATCGAATCGGGCGGGAGCCCGTTCGACGGACACGTGATTTACGGGGATGTTCAGGCCCGGCTTGAGACTCTATCCCAACTGTGCGAGCCGCCGTTCCTACCTGAGGATGCGGCGCTCGTGTTGGCGAGGATCTCGGCCGGCGATTTGACGAGCGTCATTCTAAAGGTACTAAAATGACAAAAAGGAGGAAACAATGAATAAACGAAGTTTAACGGTACTGGTTCTCCTCGGGCTGATCAGCCTGTTCGGGCTGGTCGCGTTCGGGGACAGCAACGCCCCGGTCGCCCCGAAGGGGATAATCCCCACCCCGCCGGAGAGCGACGCTCTCCAGGTGCAGATCTGGGTCGACAAGGGGGCGTACGCGGTCGGAGAACCGATCACGATTCACTACCGGGTGAACAAGCAAGCGTACGTGTACATCTGGGACATCGAACCGGACGGGACGGCGCATCCCCTGTTCCCCAACACCCGCCCGGGCGGTGATCAGAACTACGTCGGACCGGGGGAGCACGTCGTTCCCGGCGATTGGAAGGTCGCTCCGCCATTGGGGACGGAGTATCTTCAGATCCTCGCCACCACCACCCCGATCGATCTGTTCTCGCTCCGCCGTTGGGGACGGAGTATCTTCAGATCCTCGCCACCACCACCCCGATCGATCTGTTCTCGTTCATGACAAGCGATCCCGATCAATTTCGGCAGCAGGTACAGGCGCACGTCCTCGGGATTGTGCCGGTGGAGGAGCGGAGCTGGAACTTCACCAGCTTCGAGATCGTCTCCGGCACCCCGCCTGCATACGGGACTCTCGTCATCAACTCGACTCCGAGCTTCGCGTTGGTTTATCTCGATGGCGTATACGTTGGGTACACTCCGCGCACGGTGCACGTCCGGCAGGGCTACCACCAGCTCCTGGTGCGCAAGGCCGGGTACAACGATTGGGCGAAGGGGGTGTTCGTGATCGCCGGGTTCACCCGCACGATCAACGTGAACCTCACCCCGAGCGCCCCGGCGAACCAGCCCCCGACGGCGGCGTTCACCTTCTCCCCCGCAAACCCGATGGTCGGACAGCAGGTCCTGTTCAACGGGTCCAGCTCTTCCGATGCTGACGGAAGCGTTGTCTCCTATCGCTGGGACTTCGGGGACGGGACGACGAGCGGACCGTCCGGAGCGAGCTCCGTCTACCACGCGTTCGCGGCCGCGGGGACATACACCGTCACCCTCACCGTCACCGACGACGGCGGATTGACCGACTCTACGTCGCAGACGGTCCAGGTCGGGGCCCCGAACCAGCCGCCGGTCGCCGCGTTCAGCTTCTCCCCGGCGCACCCGATGGCAGGTGACTGGGTGCAGTTCGACGGTTCAGCATCGTTTGACCCCGACGGAACGATCACCGCCTACTCCTGGAACTTCGGCGATGGTTCGACCGCGAGCGGGGTCAGTCGCTACCATCAGTTCACGGCACCGGGGACGTACACCGTCACCCTCACCGTCACCGACAACGGCGGGTTGACCAACTCCACCACGCAGACGGTGCAGGTCGGTAGTCCAAACCAGCCGCCGGTCGCCGCGTTCAGCTTCTCCCCGACGCATCCGGGGGTCGGCCAGTGGGTGCAGTTCGATGGATCGGCGTCGTTCGATCCTGACGGCTCTATCACCGCCTACTCCTGGAACTTCGGCGACGGTTCGACCGCGAGCGGGGTCAGTCGCTACCACCAGTTCACGGCGCCGGGGACGTACACCGTCACCCTCACCGTCACCGACGACGGTGGGTTGACCAACTCCATCACGCAGACGGTGCAGGTCACCGCCCCGAACCAGGCCCCGACGGCGGCGTTCAACTACTCCCCGACCAACCCCGGAGTGGGGGCGTGGGTGCGATTCGATGCATCCAGTTCCGCCGATCCGGATGGGTCGATAACGGCCTATTCCTGGAACTTCGGCGACGGGAACACCTCGACCACCGGTCCGGTCGTCTACCACCAGTTCACGGCGCCGGGGACGTACACCGTCACCCTGACCGTGACCGATGACGGTGGACTGACGAACTCCGTCTCCCACACCGTGCAGGTCGGGCCGACGAACCAGCCGCCGGTCGCTGCGTTCAACTATAGCCCGCCTGCCCCGAATGTGGGTGAGGCGATCACCCTGAATGCCGCGGCATCCTACGACCCGGACGGATCGATCACCGCCTATCGCTGGGACCTCGACGGCGACGGGGTCGACGATACGACAGGGCAGATCATCTCCGTCCGCTACTACAACCCCGGGGTGCACCAGGTGCGGCTCACCGTGATCGACAATCAGGGGCTGTCCGCCTCCACCACCCAGGGAATCATGGTCGGTGCCGGTGGCGGGGTCCCGGGACCCGGACCGGCGATGGACGGAACCCCTGGGATCTTCGTATGGGGTACCGACACCTGGCACGTGACGGTTAACGCCGGGACCGGCTGGACCAGCCCGCACGCTTACCGACTCGAGCTCCGCACCGACGGATCGTTCACCAACGTCAACCGCTCAGAGAGCGGCGGGGTCGCCCCAATGGGGGTCATCCCGTCCCCGTCCGACAGCGGCAAGACCCTCGTCTTCGACGGGAGCCTGCAGCAGGGGCGCGTCGACTACACGTTCAAGGTCTCCGGATCGAAGAGCATCTACATGAGCCTGAAGCTGGACGTGGACGGCAACGGTACCCTGGATGAATCACCCGGGTTCATCCACCTGCGGGACCTGATGGTTAACCCGCCGACCGCTCCGTTCGTCGTCGGACTCCCCCAGGGGAGTTCCGGGCCGCTCGTCCCGAGCGTGAACTTCCGGATCGGGCGGGCGCTTCAGTACACGAGCACGGTCCGGTTCGTCATCTACATAACCGACATCGAGACCCTGGAAGGGATCTAACCGGAATCGTCAGGGCGGGGCCGTATACGCGGCCCCGCTTTTTATTTGCCCCTCCGGTCGGGCCGGGTGTAAGATAGCCTCACCATGACCGGAAGGATCCTCGCCCTCGACTGGAAGCTCCCCCATCCCCGGGTGGTGGCCGGGGAGTTCTTCACCGCCGATTCCATCTCCGCGTTCACCGCCGCGTTCATCGACCCTGATGAGATACCGACCCGGTGGACCTACGCGGTCCCGCCGGAGCGGGACGGGGTGAGACGCACCTATCTCGATCAGGACCGCGGATTCGGGCGCGTCCTCTCCCGCGCCTTCGCCCGGCGGCGGGCGGAGGCGGCTGACCTCCTGTACAAGGGAGGTGGAATCCTTGTCTGTCGCCTCCGCCCGCGTGGCGACCCGCTCGAGCTCGTCACCCCGGACGGACCGCTCGAGCGGCTCGATCGCTACAGCTTCCTCCCCTCCCTCTCCCTCGTCGACCGCCAGCACCAGCTCTCGTTCCCGGCGAACGCCCGGTTCGTCCCCCGCCGCGGGAGCGACGTGATCGTAACCGGGGTCGACGACCCGTTCGCCGATTACCTGCGCGAGTTCTCCGGAAGGATCTCCTACCGCGCTGTCTACCAGGACATCCTCGAGACCCCGCTGGAGCGGTTCGCGACCGTTCTCGCCCACAACCGGGTCGGGGACGTGGTCGGGCTCTCCCTCCCGTTCGACGAGGGAAGGCTCGTCCTCCTCCCGCCCCTGGATGGGGTCCCGCCGGAGCGCGAGGCCGCGGCCCTGGTGGAGGCGGTCGACCAGATGAGCATCCGCCCCCCGTTCGTTCCGGTCCCAGACTGGCTCTCCGGCTATTCCCTCCCAGGGGAGGACGCCCTCGCCGACGAGCTGCGGAGCCTGATCGAGCGGCGGGACAAGCTGGCGGCGAAGGTGGAGGAGGTGCGGACCCGCCTCGAGGAAGCGAGCAGGTACAAGCGCCTTCTGTACACAAAAGGACGGTTCTCGTTCCTTCCCGCAGTCCGGGACGCGTTTCGCGCCCTCGGGTTCGAGGCCGAGGAGGCCGGGGACGAGCTTGTGGTGCGCAGTCCCGAGGGGGACGCGATCGTCGCCGCCGCGGCCGCGGACTCCGGCCCGGTCGGTCTCCCCTCCTACCGCCGACTCCTCGCCCGGGTCGACCAGGCCCGCACCGACGGGACCGGCCCGCACAAGGGGATCCTCGTAGTGAGCGGTGGAATCGGGCTCGATCCCAAGCGGCGGAAGACCGAGTTCACCCCCGAGGTCCTGCGCGGCTGCAAGTCACAGGGGTTCTGTTTGATCACCGCCTACTCCCTGTACAAGCTCGTCCGCGCCGCGCTTGCGGCACGGGATGAGGAGGGGAACGCGACGGTCAGAAAGCGGATCCTCGAGTGCGAGGGGGAGTTCCGCGAGTGAGTCCGGTCGCAGCCGCAGTCCTGTTCGTGATCCTCGTGCCCGTGAGCGGTGCCGGCTCCGCCCTGTTCGCCGGGTGGATGCGGCGGGCCCGCCTCGGCCAGGCGATCCGAGACTACGGACCGCGGTTGCACGAGCAGAAGGCGGGTACCCCGACGATGGGAGGGGCGGTCGTCCTCGCCCTGTGGGGGATCGCGGTCGGGGCAATACCCGAGCTTCGGACCGGTCCCGGGGCATTCGTGCTCGGGGCCGGGCTCCTCGCCGGGGCGGTCGGGGGAATCGACGACCTGATCGCCCTGCGGCGGGGACGATCGCTCGGGCTCAGGCCCTATCAGAAGATCGTCCTCCTCAGCCTGGCGGCCGGGGCCCTGTTCCTGGCGTTCCCCGAGATCGGAAGGATCCCGTTTGCCATCCCGTTCTCCCGCGCGGAGGTGATCCTCCCGAGCTGGGCCGCGTTCCTCGTCTACTGGCTCGTCTTCCTCTCCGCGACGAACGGGATGAACCTGACCGACGGCCTCGACGGCCTCGCCGCCGGGACGACGGTGGTGATCATTTCCGGGTTCCTCCTCATCGCCCCCGGCGCGGCGGCCCTCTTCCCCCTCGTTCCGATCCTCATCGGCTTCCTGTGGGTCAACTCTCACCCAGCGCGCCTGTTTCTCGGGGACGTGGGCGCGTTCGGGCTCGGGGGGGCGGTCGCCGGGGCGGCGATCGTCACCGGGACTTCGTTCCTCCTCCCGCTCCTCGCCGGGCTGGTGGTCCTCGAGGCCGGGTCGGTCATCCTGCAGGTGGCATCGTTCAAGCTCTTCGGCAGGAGGGTGTTCAAGATCAGCCCGCTGCACCACCACTTCGAGCATGCGGAGGGGATCGATTACGAGTTCTTGCTCCCGGATGCGGAGTGGCCGGAGGAGAAGATCGTGATCAGGCTCTGGATCGTCGCCGGGCTGTTCGCCGCCCTCGGGGTGATCGCGGCCCTGACTGGTGCCGGAGGTGGGACTTGAACCCACACGAGGTGTAATCCTCACAGGATCCTGAATCCTGCGCGTCTGCCAATTCCGCCACTCCGGCTCGACACGGGAAAGTTTAATTTCCCGCGGGAATCCTGTCAACTAGTCGATATAACCCAGGTCGCGCAGGCGCCGCTCCACCTCTGCCTCCTCTTCCGCGGAGTACGGGGCGAGGTAGCCTGCCTCGGTCAGGGCCGTCCGCAGGAGCGCCTCGACGTACTCGGAGACGGATCCGGCCGAAAGCTCGGAGAGGTGGTCCTCGATCGCCTGGACGAGATCCTCGGAGATCTCGAGCGTGCGTTTGTCGGTCATTCCTCCTCCTTCAGCCCGAAATGCTCGAGGATCATCCCCTTGATCTCAAGCAGGGACCGACCCGTTTTTGTATCCCCGGGGCGGGAGATCAGGATCCCGTACGGAGCGTGGTTGGCATCGTCCGGGCCGGTGTCGTTCTCGTGGAAGTGGATCCTGTTCCAGCCGATCGTCCCGATCGACCGCCAGCGCAGATCCCCGAAGTAAACGAAGAGATCGGGCGGGATCCCGTTCACCTCGGAATAGAGCTCCTCCGGGCGCAGGACGCGCGTCCCGATCGGCTTTTCGTCTTCATCCGGGATCGCGGCGATCGCGGCCGCAAGCTCGGCCCGCACCCGGTCGTAATCCCCCGGCGGGACGATCCCTTCCGGTTCCCTCCCCGCGACGTTCAGGAACACCCGGCCGTAGTACCCTCCCTCGCCCCACGCCACCGTGCGCGACCAGTCGACGAGCCCGGCCTCGATCAGCTCCCCCATTCGGGTCGGCTTGTCCGGGTAATCCCGCAACGTTAAGTACCCCTCCTGGATCAACCACTCGTTGATCCCGATCCCGCCCTCCATCCGTTGCGCCCCATGGTCGGAGACAATGAGGACCCGGGTGTCGGCCGGCATGGCGTCGAGGAGCCGTGCGATCTCGGAGTCGATCAGGCGGTAGTAGGCGGGGATCGCGTCGTGGAACGGGCTTGTTGGATCGTATTTCCGGTGAGCCTTGTCGTAGTGCGACCACAGGCCGTGATGAATCCGGTCGGTCCCGATCTCGACCATCCCGAAGAAGTCCCAGTCGTGGTGCGTGACGAGGTGGCGGGCGAGCGCGAACCGCCTCTCCGTCATCCGGCGCAGCTCCTCGATCAGCCACGGCTTGTCGTCGGTGCGGAACCCGCGCACGTCGAGGATGTACTCCCCGACGGCACGGGAGATCTCGTCCCGCAGCGCCGCGGGGTAGGTATACCCGGAATCGGTCCCCGGGGCGAGAAACCCGGATACCAAAAGCCCGCGCACCGGCTTGGGAGGGTAGGTCCCGGGGATCCCGAGGAGGATCGACCTGAGCCCGTGCCGTCCGAGGACGTCCCAGACGGTCTCGGCGCGAAACGCGGCCGATGTGGCAATCCGAAGGCCGGTGTAGGAGTAATCAGCGCGGTTCCTGAACCCGTACACCCCGAACTTTCCCGGGTCGACCCCGGTCATCATGCTCATCCATGCCGGGATCGTGATCGGCGGGTCGACCGAGCGCAAGCGCCCGAAGCTTCCTTCCTCCACCAGGGCGGAGAGCGTGGGCAGCTGGGGGAGGAGGTCAC
The Candidatus Bipolaricaulota bacterium genome window above contains:
- the lgt gene encoding prolipoprotein diacylglyceryl transferase, with amino-acid sequence MHPILIKLGPLTIRYYGLMYVIAISLGFYLTAREVRRKRLTVGEGESRRPVSIDDLIDLLLWTIPIAIIGARIYYVAFQWGYYSRHLGDIVKIWQGGLAIHGGVIAGAATVYAFCRIKRINFWALTDSLAPAMILGQAIGRIGNLMNGDAYGTPTTLPWGIHFPPDSPAGMAYPGQATHPSMIYEMILNLMIFAYLWRIRKKGYKDGFLTAMYFILYSIARGIVSFTRGDSLWLGPIRAAHVISAVLIIGFGAFILARRLYERTTPETPPRDRTSAPADR
- the lnt gene encoding apolipoprotein N-acyltransferase gives rise to the protein MEALLACVAGIGLALSMPGFPFGPVVFVALVPLFFGLGGRRSFWRGYLAGAVFFGLDLRWGLTLTRFSPLAVPGMILLVAYLALYFGLFSWGTEFVRRRLGESWAFLAFGPLLFTGLEILRAHGPLGSCFSDLYLGLYRFPSLIQGASIVGPWGITAAIVFVNGAVYLGMKRRNAVYLAAAAGMIGLMAAGLLLPTPTGTPIKAAVVASTVPQEEKLEARNLLLLASKYGSLGQEAAALHPNIIVYPESILPGYILQDEALLERFSSLAKQGGCSVLLGTGDLRAGRIYNSVALISPDGEVSGVYDMVHPVPFGEYIPGRRFLERIGLGRLAASFLPVDLTPGEGFIPLGKIGTPICFESTFPAPARGFVRNGADLLVTVTNDAWFSGSSELLDHFAFAVFRAVENRRWVIQAANGGISGAIDPRGRIVEHTRDELVFAVNAERESGRSPYTVAGERPLYACFGLVLFVSGLLRVHKWKRGR
- a CDS encoding PD40 domain-containing protein codes for the protein MPATGSKKRGKYLLIAVMVIAVLAGISACRGFFGQAPIALLVIQPTDDHEVPVTITFDISQSNDPDGTITSYELDFGDGSPHATGTDVTTATAITHEYTAAGTYTVTLTVTDNDGRIGMATDAVMIGPAMINFASNRDGDYDIYRMKADGSDQAVVLNTADDELFPDLLRGTRDKIAYAAEDGTTWNIWKMTVAGLSNTKLTTQTASQQIEPSWSYTGAKIAYASNAAQTPSATTWEIWTMNADGTGQAKLTTQSPSWAIAPAYSPIDNDIVFVSDKNASGGSSIWKWDSATATATELYDSTGRDGDVSSAGYPATLGTALNLPPNAGVSKPAWSPDGSKIAFSTDQSGNIDIYVMDSDGTNAETLEDYVNGLLASPVTAGTITSSDDEFCPYWLEDGSGMAFVRKDGTNSFNLYFVSFADGSVTKLTTTGDNLSPASRR
- a CDS encoding sigma-70 family RNA polymerase sigma factor; this encodes MRAALAGDVDAWGEIVLRYKDAVFGLCLGFVRNRADAEDLTHDTFIRAYENLRRYRLDKKFSTWLFTIASNLSRNRLRHRRYHPVVSPPDQMVGGTDPAAIVAREARQARVKAALDSLPPGYREPIVLRYYNELSYKEIADVLSIPEGTVKTRIHRAKVMLKERMERSGVMKNEARG
- a CDS encoding isoamylase early set domain-containing protein; protein product: MKPEDDLDRLLRDTLNQEVVQHAYLLEGLEDRIRSELAGRLPRAGLGDLFRRLLAPTRGARIAQLAVVGATAVVFLVLGVFLAEKVLPTGGGSLRHAAVAAAGTTDEDVLFVMPAPDAKSVAVVGNFNNWSPTPLSDPDGDGIWTARIHLSPGRYEYAFVVDGHWWGQDPLADDYVRSFGQYNSVRYVGRAGEGA
- a CDS encoding DUF4384 domain-containing protein, coding for MNKRSLTVLVLLGLISLFGLVAFGDSNAPVAPKGIIPTPPESDALQVQIWVDKGAYAVGEPITIHYRVNKQAYVYIWDIEPDGTAHPLFPNTRPGGDQNYVGPGEHVVPGDWKVAPPLGTEYLQILATTTPIDLFSLRRWGRSIFRSSPPPPRSICSRS
- a CDS encoding PKD domain-containing protein, coding for MGTEYLQILATTTPIDLFSFMTSDPDQFRQQVQAHVLGIVPVEERSWNFTSFEIVSGTPPAYGTLVINSTPSFALVYLDGVYVGYTPRTVHVRQGYHQLLVRKAGYNDWAKGVFVIAGFTRTINVNLTPSAPANQPPTAAFTFSPANPMVGQQVLFNGSSSSDADGSVVSYRWDFGDGTTSGPSGASSVYHAFAAAGTYTVTLTVTDDGGLTDSTSQTVQVGAPNQPPVAAFSFSPAHPMAGDWVQFDGSASFDPDGTITAYSWNFGDGSTASGVSRYHQFTAPGTYTVTLTVTDNGGLTNSTTQTVQVGSPNQPPVAAFSFSPTHPGVGQWVQFDGSASFDPDGSITAYSWNFGDGSTASGVSRYHQFTAPGTYTVTLTVTDDGGLTNSITQTVQVTAPNQAPTAAFNYSPTNPGVGAWVRFDASSSADPDGSITAYSWNFGDGNTSTTGPVVYHQFTAPGTYTVTLTVTDDGGLTNSVSHTVQVGPTNQPPVAAFNYSPPAPNVGEAITLNAAASYDPDGSITAYRWDLDGDGVDDTTGQIISVRYYNPGVHQVRLTVIDNQGLSASTTQGIMVGAGGGVPGPGPAMDGTPGIFVWGTDTWHVTVNAGTGWTSPHAYRLELRTDGSFTNVNRSESGGVAPMGVIPSPSDSGKTLVFDGSLQQGRVDYTFKVSGSKSIYMSLKLDVDGNGTLDESPGFIHLRDLMVNPPTAPFVVGLPQGSSGPLVPSVNFRIGRALQYTSTVRFVIYITDIETLEGI
- a CDS encoding phospho-N-acetylmuramoyl-pentapeptide-transferase is translated as MSPVAAAVLFVILVPVSGAGSALFAGWMRRARLGQAIRDYGPRLHEQKAGTPTMGGAVVLALWGIAVGAIPELRTGPGAFVLGAGLLAGAVGGIDDLIALRRGRSLGLRPYQKIVLLSLAAGALFLAFPEIGRIPFAIPFSRAEVILPSWAAFLVYWLVFLSATNGMNLTDGLDGLAAGTTVVIISGFLLIAPGAAALFPLVPILIGFLWVNSHPARLFLGDVGAFGLGGAVAGAAIVTGTSFLLPLLAGLVVLEAGSVILQVASFKLFGRRVFKISPLHHHFEHAEGIDYEFLLPDAEWPEEKIVIRLWIVAGLFAALGVIAALTGAGGGT